The sequence GCTCCCCGGACGGAGGAGCGAGAGGAGGCGTGTGTCTGTGAGCAAGGTGCGCAAGGTCAACAAGGCGGATCCGCTGGCGGACCTGCCCCGCTGGGCGCAGCAGCTGGCCCGGAAGTACTACACGAAGACGGTCAGCACGTTCCTGCTCTACGGGGCCGTGCGCGACTTGCAGCCCCTGCAGATGGAGGACGGTGGCCGCGGGTTCGGCACGCTGAAGACGTTCCTCTCCGAGGAGCTCTTCGGCGGAAGAGACCACGTCCTCTTCTATGACCGCTCGTCCGGCGTCCGCTCCGCCACCCCGGAGACGCAGAAGGATTTGATGCGGACGCTGTCCGGCTACGACGCGATGTACGGCACGGACTACGCCAAGGTCATGCCGAGAGACCCGGGCCGGGCACTCCAGATTCTGGAGAACTTCCTGCGCATGCGCGTGAGCGAGGGCAAGTCCCTGGCGCTCATCATCGACTTCGCGGAGACGCTGGTGCCGGGCGGGGAGATTTCCCACCTGTCCACCGAGGACCGCTTCGTGCTGGCCACGCTGGACAAGTGGGCGCACGACCCGCAGTTCCTCGCGGGCGACGTGTCGATTGTCCTGCTCGCGGAGAACCTCGCGGACATCTCGCCGCGCATCAGCCGCAACCCCTACGCGGCGCCGATTGAGCTGCCCCTCCCCAACGAGGAGGAGCGGCTGGAGTACGTGCGCTACAAGCTGGAGGGCAAGCGGCTCCAGTCGCTGTCGGACGTGCCGCTGGCGGGCCTGGCGAAGATGACGGCGGGCCTGTCCCGCATCAACCTGGACCGCGTGCTCACCGAGGCCCTGGAGCGCGAGGTGCGAATCACGCCCGAGCTCCTCAAGGAGAAGAAGAAGGAAATCATCCAGGCGGAGTGCCATGGCCTGCTGGAGTTCATCGAGCCGGCGCACACGCTGGACGCGGTGGCCGGGCACGGCAAGGCCAAGGAGATGCTGCGGCAGGCCGCCAGCGCCCTGAAGAAGGGACGGCTGGAGGTGATGCCCATGGGCTACCTGCTCACGGGTCCCGTGGGCACGGGCAAGACGTTCATGGTGAGCTGCTTCGCCGGGGAGATTGGCATCCCCGTGGTGAAGTTCCTCAACTTCCGCAGCCAGTGGCAGGGCGTCACCGAGTCCAACCTCGAAAAGATTTTCAACCTGCTCAAGGCCCTGTGGCCGGTGGCGGTGATGATTGACGAGGCGGACACGTTCCTCGGCAACCGCGACTCCGGTGGTGACTCGGGGACGAGCAGCCGCGTGTTCGGCTCCATTGCGTCCTTCATGGGCAACACGCAGTACCGCGGCAAGATTGTCTGGTTCCTGATGACGGCGCGCCCGGACCTGCTGCCCATCGACTTGAAGCGCCAGGGCCGCGCGGAGGAGCACATCGCGCTCTTCTATCCGCAGTCGGACGCGGAGCGGGACGAGCTCTTCAAGGTCATGTCCAAGAAGACGGGCGTGGCGGTGGAGGGCGTGGAGTCGTTCGCCACGCTGATTCCGGAGGGTGTGCGCGCCTTCAGTGGCGCGGACATCGAGGCCGTCATGGTGCGCTCGAAGTTCCGCGCGCTGGCGGCGGGCCGCGAGTCGGTGGGCAAGGAGGACGTGGCGGCGGTGCTGGCGGACTTCGTGCCTCCCAGCTACCCGCTCGAAATCGAGCTGCAGAACCTGGTGGCGGTGCAGGAGTGCACCAGCCGCGAGCTGCTGCCCGAGGGCTTCCGCAAGCTGGACCGCGACTTCATCACCCGCCGCGTGCGTGAGCTGAAGGCGCTGCTGGAGTCGTAGGTGTCAGGACACCTGCACCGCGACACCGAGGTGCGGGTCGTCCACGTGCTCCACGATGGCCACGCGGTCTCCCGCGGAGAGCGCGTCGTGGAGCACGAGAATGGCCTCGTTCGAGTGACGGATGCAGCCGTGGGACACGTCCGCGCCGAGCATCGCGGGGGCGTTGGTTCCGTGCAGCTCCTCGCCTGAGTGGCGACCATCCGCCCAGGACAGGTCGAGGATGCGCACGCCGAAGACGTATGCGTCGTTCCAGAGGCGTGCGCCCGCGGCCTCGGCGGCGGCCTGGTCCAGCTTCGCGCGGATGACCTTCAAGCCTGTGCGCGTGGGCGTGGTGGCGGTGCCGGTGGCGTTGGGGAAGATGTCCACGAGGCGTCCTTCCGGGTCGAAGAGGAAGGTGCGGTGCTCGCGCAGGGCCACGACGACGCGGACGGGCTGGCCGTTGAAGAAGGAGGAGGGCAGTCCCCGGGACTGGCCGCGAGCCCCTGGAGCGGGAGCCAGGGCGTCCAGCGCGCGCAGGGTGGCCGCGTCCAGCGTGCCCGTGGGGCGCACGGCGGGGAAGTTACGTGAGGCGTGCATCTGGAAGTTGCGAAGCGCCCGCGCGGTCTGCTGGCCGTAGCGGCCGTCCGCGCCGCCGTGAATGGCGAAGCCCATGTCGAGGAGCGCGGTCTGCACGGCGCGCAGGCCATCGCCCTTCGTGCCCGGTCCGAGGACCTGTTGCCCGGCCGCGACGTCCGCGAGCTGCGGGAGGCCGGTGAAGCGTGTGTTGGACGGGGGCTCTGGCAGGCGGAGTCGTGCGGAGGACGCGGCCTGGGAGGATGGCTCTGGCAGGCGGGGCAGGGCAGCTGGCGCGGCCTGGGACGATGGCTCCGGCACGAGGCGTGGTGCGGAGGGCGTAGGCTGGGAAGATGGCTCTGGCAGTCGGGATACCTCTGCGGCCGAGGCCCGATGCGGTGTGGAGCCGGCGGGGGCTCGCGCGGCAACGCGGTCAGGGCCGGATGCTTGCGGAAGGTTGTTGGGCTCCGAGGTGCCAGCCGCGCTCGGTGGCGCCGCCATCGACACCCTCGTCGACGCATCCTCGCGCGCGTCGTCGGCCGTCCCGTAGAGCGGACGGCCATCCATCCGCTGGCTGGCGTTCAACTGCACCCGCAGAGACTTCGGTGCGGCGGGCCGGGCTCCAGTCGTGGCGCCTTCCGTCGGCGACACGTCCTGGGAAGCAGGATGGGGAATCAACGCGCGTGAATCCGTGGGCAGCAGGGAATCGGTCATCCCCCGCTGCAGTGCAATTCACCCGCCCACGCACACAGCGCGCTCAGATTGAGCAGCCTGCATGAGGGGAGGGGCTTGCCCCAATCACTCGTCCACGCTCACGGCGCGCTCAGGTTGAACAGCCTGCGGGAAGGGGCCTTGCCCCAATCAGCCGCCCACGCTCACGGCGCGCTCCGGTTGAACAGCCTGCGGGAAGGGGCCTTGCCCCAATCAGCCGCCCACGCTCACGGCGCGCTCAGGTTGAACAGCCTGCGGGAAGGGGCCTTGCCCCAATCCCGCCTACCGTTCACGGCGCGCTCAGGTTGAGCAGCTTGCCCGTGGGGATGGTGCGGTAGTCCTTGATGTTGTTCCACCGCATGATGTCCTCGACGGACACGCCGTAGCGCTGTGCCACGGACCAGAGCGTCTCGCCCTCGGCCAGCGCGTGCGTGCGGGCCGCCGGCTTGGAGCCCAGCGTCTTCGCCACCACCGTGCCCGCGCGCTCCTGCACCTGCGCCGTCGTGGTGGCCGTGTTCCCCTCCGGCCACACGTACAGCAGCGAGCCCACCTGCAGCGTCGGGTTGCGGCGGGTGAGGCCGTTCCACTTCTTCAGGTCCTCCACCGTCACGTTGAACTTCGTCGCCACCACCCACAGGCTGTCGCCCGACAGCACGCCGTACGTCACGCGCGTCTTGCCGTTCACCTTCTCCGTCTTCACCGGCCCCGCGGCCACCGGCCCCTTGGACGCGCCTGCTGGCACCTCGTCCTCGGGCCGCACCACCACGCCGCTGCGCCGCGCCTGCGCCACCTTGTTCGCCAGCGCGCCACCCGTCGTCCCGCTGCCGCCCTTGCCCGTGGGCACCGGAATCACCAGCTCCGCGCCCAGCTTCAGCGTCCGCGCCGACTTGAGCTGGTTCATCTGCAGAATCGCCTCTGAGGCCGTGCCGTACTTCTCGGCAATCTGCGACAGCGTGTCTCCGCGCTTCACCTTGTGAATCTTGAAGGCCAGCCGCTCGGCGGGGGCCATCTTCTTGTAGTTCTCCGCGAACTTCGCGCCCGCGCCCCGAGGCACCCGCAGCTCGTACGGGTTCTTCCCCGTCGCGGGAGGCGTGCACCAGCGGCGCAGCTCCGGGTTCAGGTCCTGGATGTCCTTGACGCTCACCCCCGCCGCCCGAGCCACCACGTCCAGGTCCGCCGCGTCCGTCAGCTCCACCTCGTCGTACTCGAGCACCGGCTCGGGCTCGATTTCTTCTTCAGCGAAGCCGAAGGCCGCCGGATTCTTCGCCACCAGCGCCGCGGCGATGAGCTTGGGCACGTAGTGCTTCGTCTCCTTCGCCAGTCCGCGCTCCTCGGAGAGCAGCCAGAAGTCGCTGGTGCCGTGCTTCTCCATCATGCGCTTCACGCGCCCGGAGCCCGTGTTGTACCCGGCCCACGCCAGGTACCAGTGCCCTAGCTCGTTCTTCAGGTCCTTCAGGTACGACGCCGCCGCGCGCGTGGCCTTGATGGGGTCTCTGCGCTCGTCCACCCAGAAGTCCTGCTTCAGCCCGTACTGCTTGCCCGTGCTGGAGATGAACTGCCACGGCCCCGCCGCATGCGCCCACGAGTACGCATTGGCCGAGAAGCCGCTCTCAATCATCGCCAGGTACACCGTGTCCTTCGGCAGCCCGTACTGCTCCAGAATCGGCTGCATCACCGGCATGTACCGCGCGCCGCGCGACATCCACTTGCGGAACCAGCGCCGGCCCGGGCCCTGGAAGAACTGGATGTACTGCGCCACCAGCGGCTGCATCTCCACCGGGATGTCGTAGCGGTCCTGAATCTGCCCGACGTCGAAGTTGGCCAGGTCCGTGATGAGCGGAATCGCCTCGGGCGAGTCGTCCTCGCGGAAGGTGGGCTCGTCGAGCGCGTCCAGCATCCGCATCCGCAGCGGGTTGGCGAGCCCCAGCCGGCGCAGCGACTGCATCACCTCCGCGTTGGGACGCGCCTGCGGGTCCAACGCAGCGCCTTCCAGCGCGCGCAGCTCCTCCAGCTCCGCGGACTCGGCTTCCACCTCCTCGCTGGTGGCCTCCTCCTCTTCCTCCGAGGGCTCCTCGGCGGCGGTGGCCTCGGCGGCAGGCGTGGTGGCAGGCGCCTCGCCCGTCAGCAACCGCTTCTCGTCGGTGGCCAGCACCCGCATGCCGGGAGGTGGC comes from Pyxidicoccus parkwaysis and encodes:
- a CDS encoding ATP-binding protein, coding for MSKVRKVNKADPLADLPRWAQQLARKYYTKTVSTFLLYGAVRDLQPLQMEDGGRGFGTLKTFLSEELFGGRDHVLFYDRSSGVRSATPETQKDLMRTLSGYDAMYGTDYAKVMPRDPGRALQILENFLRMRVSEGKSLALIIDFAETLVPGGEISHLSTEDRFVLATLDKWAHDPQFLAGDVSIVLLAENLADISPRISRNPYAAPIELPLPNEEERLEYVRYKLEGKRLQSLSDVPLAGLAKMTAGLSRINLDRVLTEALEREVRITPELLKEKKKEIIQAECHGLLEFIEPAHTLDAVAGHGKAKEMLRQAASALKKGRLEVMPMGYLLTGPVGTGKTFMVSCFAGEIGIPVVKFLNFRSQWQGVTESNLEKIFNLLKALWPVAVMIDEADTFLGNRDSGGDSGTSSRVFGSIASFMGNTQYRGKIVWFLMTARPDLLPIDLKRQGRAEEHIALFYPQSDAERDELFKVMSKKTGVAVEGVESFATLIPEGVRAFSGADIEAVMVRSKFRALAAGRESVGKEDVAAVLADFVPPSYPLEIELQNLVAVQECTSRELLPEGFRKLDRDFITRRVRELKALLES
- a CDS encoding L,D-transpeptidase family protein, giving the protein MQTALLDMGFAIHGGADGRYGQQTARALRNFQMHASRNFPAVRPTGTLDAATLRALDALAPAPGARGQSRGLPSSFFNGQPVRVVVALREHRTFLFDPEGRLVDIFPNATGTATTPTRTGLKVIRAKLDQAAAEAAGARLWNDAYVFGVRILDLSWADGRHSGEELHGTNAPAMLGADVSHGCIRHSNEAILVLHDALSAGDRVAIVEHVDDPHLGVAVQVS
- a CDS encoding LysM peptidoglycan-binding domain-containing protein, with the translated sequence MPHLPLLLLALASVPASEGAPPPMPPPPPGMRVLATDEKRLLTGEAPATTPAAEATAAEEPSEEEEEATSEEVEAESAELEELRALEGAALDPQARPNAEVMQSLRRLGLANPLRMRMLDALDEPTFREDDSPEAIPLITDLANFDVGQIQDRYDIPVEMQPLVAQYIQFFQGPGRRWFRKWMSRGARYMPVMQPILEQYGLPKDTVYLAMIESGFSANAYSWAHAAGPWQFISSTGKQYGLKQDFWVDERRDPIKATRAAASYLKDLKNELGHWYLAWAGYNTGSGRVKRMMEKHGTSDFWLLSEERGLAKETKHYVPKLIAAALVAKNPAAFGFAEEEIEPEPVLEYDEVELTDAADLDVVARAAGVSVKDIQDLNPELRRWCTPPATGKNPYELRVPRGAGAKFAENYKKMAPAERLAFKIHKVKRGDTLSQIAEKYGTASEAILQMNQLKSARTLKLGAELVIPVPTGKGGSGTTGGALANKVAQARRSGVVVRPEDEVPAGASKGPVAAGPVKTEKVNGKTRVTYGVLSGDSLWVVATKFNVTVEDLKKWNGLTRRNPTLQVGSLLYVWPEGNTATTTAQVQERAGTVVAKTLGSKPAARTHALAEGETLWSVAQRYGVSVEDIMRWNNIKDYRTIPTGKLLNLSAP